GCTGCTGGTCGTTGATTCCGCTTCTGCAATTTTTCGAACCAGccgagaaggagaagaagaagatgtcgagagagtgagggagtctagagagagagttagagataagagagagtgagagtttgaaaagtcaaaaagtagaaaaggaaaaagagaagcaaagttgGAATCGGCAGCAAGGGGGAAATTCGCAcgaggggaaagaaaagagagggggagagagagaaaaagaaaaagaaagaaggaaagagagagggaaaagagaaaaatgagtctttggctaaaaagggaaaagaaatgggaatgtcacaaaaataaaaggatttcctcaaatagaaaatcctaattccaatttcttttaaataagctCATAGActctcaaaaggattttccAACTTAGAGTTCTTGATCCCCACTTGCATATCTACATCCAATTTCTCTCttaatttatctcaaataactctcacaaaaatcaattgatatctccattatcaaattgattattttcttcatccaagaatccctcatgcttctcaatttcacaatccccGGTTTCAACTGAACGAAaacggccctatttatccagtcaAAATTAGAACCCGAAAATCTAGATGTCACACACTTCACCCTTTGCTCACTCACTCCGATCTCACTCTCTCTGTTGCTCTAGCTTTCTCCAGCCTCCCGCGAAGAACTCGAGCACGCAGTCGCCTCTCTCTCCCGCTCTCCCTCGATATCCACCATCTCGGTCtcctctctcgagctctctctcttctatggctcgctccttctctctctcgagctcgcCTTCTCACTCTcaccagctctctctctctctctctctctctcttggttgCTCTTCCTCGGCTGAACAAACCCAAAATGACCGGAGAGACCCCCCTTCCCTTTGCTGCCTTTCTCTCCCATTTAtctcgtttctctctctttcttcaaggACGAGATCAGCTAGCTTCGTACTGCACGACATTCCTGGGTGAACGTCGCGCGCAGCCTCGCATCCTCGCGTCCTTCGGCCAGTGACCCTCTCTCTGTTTTGTCCCGAAGCTAACGTCCAAGcgaggaaaggaggaggaaggaggaaggagagcgAGCTGGGCCGCGGAAGAAGAAAGGTGGGCTGCGTgggggaaataaaagaaaacgaaGGGCTGGGCCGTGCCGGGGAGGGGACCCGGGGGGACGGGGAAGAAAAGGGCAAAgaacatttttggttaattttttctaattttaattttaaaaagtaatttgtaaaatttttaatactagtaatgcaaatgttcctAATGTCTATGTAcaatgcaatttaatgaaaacacaatgcattttaatgaaaattatttactttacttttatttatcttgGAGGCTAatacctaattttctatgcaattaagttctaaataaaaagagaaaagtttaggtgtcaacaacaggcaagaacattttattttcatttgataGAACGACGGTAATCGATCAATTCATTTATTAAGCGATTCTATTATGGGAAAGAGATGGCAATATTTTTCATAGATCTAGCACAGTTAAGGGAGAGtaattttaatattgaaataaCCACTGGGGTTTGCCCTAGTGGCCACTtttccaacatggaagaggCAAgtggggggttcaaatccccaccttctcatgAGATTAGGGTGGAgacaatttagtttcaagtgtgggtttcgactcctaggatcgaccaaaaaaaaatgtaatattgaAGTTGATAGTGAATAAGTAAACATCACTTTTGGGGGGGTGAATTGGAACATGTATAGACTTTGCGTCATGACGAAGTTAGTGAGGCTCTAGTCAATGTGCATTGGTCCTATCACtagaaattattaaattcctttctttctttcataccGTGTTACACCATCCAAGAAGCACTAACTCCtatgtttccttttatttttgtcaaaagtGACATTATACAAGTTAATATCCCCTTTAATAGTCTATCTCTATTAtcaattctgttttttttgtccGTGATGAAAAAGCTTATACGATGAAAtgcatcttttttccttttcgtttttgCAAATTTGTCGAAGCAATATGCATGGAGTACTGGCCTTGAATATAAAATAGAACGCCAATGCCTCActtgaaaggattttgattcaatttagaGTACATTACATTCAAATCGATTCTTTTTTACAATACTAAAATTCATTCCTAAAGAGTCAATTTgccaagaaaagtcaaatttgaaaactgcAGGAAGTTTCATTTCTAATCAACGTGAAAGCTACGCCATAACTAATTCCAACACCGCGTTTTTGTCTCCTTGACCGCAAGGTGTGCAATTTCCGTGTGAGACCCTCTTTTTCTTCGCTGGACTCTTGCTTTATTGGTTGACTTAGACATTTGTATGACCGATGACTCTCAGCTCTTTTCATTCATATTAAGCTAAAATTTTCATTGCATCAGATCGAACAATAGAGAGACGATTAAGTCTCTAAGCTCCACAAGCATGTTCTATGTTTCGCTTCTCATATTGCATGTTCTGCAACTAATGGGAACGAGCTGTGGACGAAGAAGAATCGTTCGTTCGTTGCTTTATCTTGTGGCAAGGCCAATGACATACATTATCCCTTTTAATTGAAAGGCGACCCAAAAGGGAGTAGGACTTCTAACATAATAAGCTAGCTTGTGAAAATAACCACGGCCAATATTATGTGAAATCAATTTACTACCTTTCTTATCTTAGCAAATATTTATTCGACGGTGAAATCACTGTAATTGATGACAGACTAAAAAAGAGTAATTGCTCATCCCTCCCTCATTACTCATTCGTGCCCTCCAACTTTAGTGATGATGATCCATATGTTTCGTCAGCTGTGCCGGTGGTCTTCATCAAGTGCTCACAGCCCGTTGCTTCTACTTCGTAAGTCGATACTGAACCATGTACTAGGGAGCACATCCTTCCGATATGCCCCCTAATTTTTCCCAAGTGAAGCTGTACTCATACGCTGTACATGGGTTTGATCTTCGAGTAGGAGACATCAAGGATTCTTGCACCATAACCATGATGGCTTTAATACTGCATTAATTCCCAGGGTAAGAAAAGGATCATATAATCGTGCGAGCTCAACGTATCAGCACCATCTGGTCTATTTTTGTGCACGCGAATATTACACCTACAGTTTTTGCATGTGTCGGGCAACAATAAAGCAAGTAAATCTCTAATTACTAGTCGCATCGATTGATCattgattgagaaattattGTATTGTCTTTTTCGTTGAGATTGATCCATTTATTCATTAAGTGGttcaattatgaaaaaaaagatGACAGTATCATTCATAAATCTAGCATAATTACGAGAGAGTCATCTTAATATTTAAGTGTAGTGAATAAGTAAACATCACGTTATTTTTGTGAATTCAAATATTGCATCTATAGTCCTTGCGTGTGTCAATCCATGATGAAGCAAGTGAGTTTCTAATCGAAGTATGTAGGTCCCATTGCTAGTTGAGAATTTACaatattgttttctttctttcataaagtTTCTCATGATCCATGACCAAGAAGCGCCCTCTCCTTATTGTCTTTCTATTTTTGCCGAAAGTGACATTATACAAGTTAAAATCTATGTACCCATTAATTAACATGATCCTTTTTCTCAgttactaattttattttttctcaaaagtgaaaaatcttATACGATGAAATATATtatccttttccttttcgtctTCAAAATTTAATGAAGCGACACTCACGAAATATTggccttgaaaataaaatagaatgccGGATAACTCAtttgaaaggattttgattGAGTTTAGGGTACAAAACATTAAAACAGAATGTTTTTTACAatactaaaataaatttttagagagaattaattttccaagaaaaattaaatctaGAAAATGCATAGAAGTTTCCTccccaatgaatgtgaaagctGTCCATCACTAATTCCGAGACCGTGTTTTAGCCAGGCTgtacttttttatattttctttgctAGACTTTGTTTACGGGTTGACTTGGACATTTCGATGACCGACGACTCCCAAACCTTTATCAAGCCTCCCTTGCATTATCAGATTCGCTAAAACTTTCATTCCATAAAGAGATGATTATTTCTCTTGGTTCAATATTTATGCTTCGTGTTTTACTTCTCATATCGTATGTTTTGCTAATGTTAGGGACAAGTTACAGTGTGAAAAAGAATCACTTGTGTATCTATTCATCTTGTGGTGAGATTCATAATATAAGTTATCATTTTCGATTGAAAGGCGATTCGAAATACTACGGTAACTCTAAGTTTAAGttaatttgtgaaaataatCGCACTGTTCTATATTTATATGCTGGTCAATATTACGTGACATCAATCAATTACGATTTCAATTATAACCAAGTTATATTGGGCAGTAATATCATAGTGGTTGACGACGGACTGCAAAAGGATAATTACTCATCCCTCCCTTGTTACTCATTGGCGCCCTCCAACTTTAGTGATTATTGTCCATACTTCTTTACCGATTCAGCCGTGCCGGTGGCCTTCATGAGGTGCTCACAACCTGTTACTCCAGCTTCGTATGTTGATACCTAACCATGTATCAAGGGAGCATACTCATACGCTCGACCAAACTGGAATTGCAGAGAagtttctttccaaacaatgtGAAAGCTAACCATAAATAATTCCAACACCGTGTTTTGTTACCTTGACTACGGGGACTGCAATTCcagttttgacttttcttggcAAAATTGACTGTTCGTTCcatgaaaatgaatcgatttgAATGTTACGTActctaaaatgaataaatatccTTTCGAGTGAGGCATTGGtgttctattttattttcaggGTCAATATTCCATGAGTATCGCTTCAATAAATTATGAAGACAAAAAGAATTGTATTGGTTGACTTGAACACTTGCATGAGCGACAATTCCAACACGGTTTTTGGTCACCTTCACTGCAATTTCTCCGTGATACCCACTTTTTCTTCACTAGACTTTGTTTTAGTGGTTAAATTGGACATATGTATGACCAAAGACTCTCAACTCTTTTCATTCATATTACTGTGCCTCTGTCGCAATGCCAAATAGTTAAAACTTTCATTGCATCGGATCAAATGATTGAGAGATGATTCAGTCTCTGAGCTCTATATGCATGTTCCGTGCTTTGCTTCTCATATTGCATGTTCTGCTACTACTAGGAATGAGTTGTGGCATAGAAGAATCACTTGTGTGCTGTTTAATCTTGAGACAAGATCCATAACATACGCTATCCCTTTCAATTTAAGTTCAACCCAAAAGGATATGGCCGCTATGAACATAAGTTAGCTTGTGAAAATAATCGCATTATTCTATATCTATATGCCGGCCAATATTATGTGAACTCAATTTTCTACCATTTCAATCTTAGCAAATAATTATTTGATGGTGAAACGATGGACTGCAAAAAGGTAATTGCTCATCCCTCCCTCCTTACTCATTGACGCCCTCCAACTTTAGTGATCATGATCCATGTAGTTCTTAGCTGTGCTGGTGGTCTTCGTGGAGTGCTCACAGCCCCTTGCTTCTACTTCGTAAGTCAATACTGAACCATGTATTGAGGGAGCATATCCTTCCGATATGCCCCCTATTTTTTCCCAAATGATGGTGTACTCATACGCTGTACATGGGTTTGATCTCCGAGTAGTCATGGACACTTACACCATAACCATAAAGACTTTAATATCGCAGTGTATCCCAGGGTGTGAAAAGGATCGGTATAATCGTGCTAGCTCACCGTATAAGGACCTCCACAACATGACGATCGAGGGATTCACTATCTCCTATCATAAACTCTCGCCACCAACAAGTTTCGAGTTTTGCTAATTAGGTTTCGGATACCAAAGGGAGAGGTGCAGACACCATGATTCCCGAAAGCTCACTTTCCcagttctttctttgtttctttcttcatcctcatccttttCTTAAATGTTAGCTCTACTGAGGGATTGTATAAAAATTTACTTACTGAGTGATGTGGCACGTTTCAATTGGATATTGTAATAGGTCAGTTAGATTTATTGCGAGAAAAAGATGAGATTATTTTATAGGTGAGTGATTGACTAATCCACAcgaataatatttcaattgacAGTGAATAAGtatgtattattttatttttgtgcatgcaaatatTACACCTATAGTCTTTGCTCGTGTCAAGAATGACGAAGCAAGTGAATTTCTAATCGAGACCTGCATCGATTGATTATTGGTTGAGAAATTATCGTATTGCCTTTTTTGTTGAGATCAATTTGTTCATTCATTAAATGGTTCAATTATGGAAAAGAGACGATGGTCATATTCATAATTATAGCACAATTACAAGAGagagattttaaaatttaagcATAGTGAATGAGTAAACATCgcattatttttatgaattcaaATGTTGCGTCTATAGCCCTTGAGTGTGTCAATCCACAATGATGCAAGTGAGTTTCTAATGGAGGTGCATCGGTCCCATTGCTAGTTGAGAATTTATCATAttactttctttccttcatAAAGTTTCACAACATCCATGCGCAAGAAGTGCCCActccttattttctttctatttttgccGAAAGCGACATTATACAAGTTAAAATCTGCATACCCGTTAATTAACATGATCCTCTTTCTTGGttactaattttgttttttttcctcaaaaatgaaaaaccttATATGATGAAATacatcatcctttttttttcatcatcaaaatttaaCGGAGTGACACTTACGAAATATTggccttgaaaataaaatagaatgccAAATGCCTCACTTGAAacgattttgattgattttaggGTACAAAACATTAAAATCGATtctccttaccaaaaaaaaaacattaaaatcgattcttttttatgatattaaatttaatttctaGAGAGAACTAATTtgccaagaaaaatcaaatctggAAAATGCAGAGAAGTTTCCTCCCTAATGAATGTGAAAGCTCACTAATTCCGTGTTTTAGCCAGGCcgttcttttgaatttttttctttgctggACTTTGTTTTAGGGTTGACTTGGACATATTGATGACCGACGACTCCCGACCCTTTATCAAGCCTCCCTCGCATTACCAAATGAGCTAAAACTTCCATTGCATCAGACCAAACGATAAAGAGATGATTATTTCTCTCAGCTCAATATTTACGCTCCATGTTTTACTTCTTGTATTGCATGTCCTGCTACTATCAGGGATGAGTTGCAGTGCGAAAAACAATCATTTGTGCGCTCCTTCATCTTGCGGTGAGATCCGTAACATAAGTTATCCTTTTCGATTGAAAGACGATCCAAAATACCGCGGTAACTCTCACTATGAGCTAGTTTGTGAAAATAATCGCACTATTCTACATCTATATGCTGGCCGATATTATGTGAAGTCAATCCATTACAGTTACTATTATGGCCAATATTTCTTCAGAGGTAACATCACAGTGGTTGACGATGGACTGCAAAAGGGTAATTGCACGTCCCTCCCTCGTTACCCATTGACGTACTCCAACTTCAGTGGTGTTGATCGATACGCTGGTGGATACGCTGCGGTGCCCTTCATGAAGTGTTCCCAGCCCATTGCTTCTAGTTTATATGTCGACACCAAACCATGTATTGAGGGGTACTCTGCCGACACGCGTCCTTATTTTTCCCAGATGAAGGTGTACTCATACGCTGTACAGAACTTAAAAGCAGGGGATTTCAAGGACTCCTGCACCGTAACCATGACGGCATACGCATCGGATCAAATCTCGGGGCGGGAAGGGGATCAGAATGGGAGCTTAACATACAAGGACCTCCACAACAAGATGGCCGAGGGATTCAATCTCTCCTATGGGGGATTCCTTTGGGCCATGTCAAGAAGAACTTTTCCGTGTCGCTACTTAAGTTTCGGATACCGAATGGAGAGTTGCGGGCACTTTAATATGCCCAAGGGATTTCCCCTTAAAggtgttctttctttctttctttctttctttctttctttctttctttctttcttcgtcTTTTCTTAAATCCTAGCTTTACTAAGAGATCTTACCAAAATTTAGTTGCCAAGTGATGTGGCAAGTTTTAGTTGGATATTTTTAATACAATCCACACATTAAGACACTAGTTTCTCTAAAAACACAACaggaaaaaaattgccacatcaccTAAGTTGAAAAGTTTAATAAGATTTCTTAGTAAATTCAGCATGCattgatctttttattttacaatTTATGGACCTTTTTTATCTTTCTGGATTTGACATTATTACTTTAGATTTGTTTGGGGAAAAATGGTTGATTTAATAGTTGCTCGTGTCCCTTGCATGGCTGTTATTCTTATGCGGGTGAATAAATTGCACGCGTCCTGGATGATGTTTGTAAATTAGAACTATGCCGCAGTGAGATGTGAACTTATGAATCATTTGGTACTCCTTGATAAGACAAAAGCGAAATCGTGTTTTTTCGGAGAGATGGTCATGTTACGATAACATGGATTCCGTAAGTGAATAGAATAAACTGCGATCTGAGCACTTATCTAGGAgagtaaattattttctatgttTAAATGCTAAAATGATAGATTTAATTCTTCATTGATTGCTCGTCGATTCTAATTAGTCATTTTCGGTCACCTTAGATTATGTCATGGACTTCAGCCTTTTTTTTGGGCTATATGTGGGCCAGAGCCTCGCCGTTGTCTTGGGTATGACTTCCTAGCCCTGTTCTCCTCACAACTATGAAGATCTCAAGCACCactctgacaaaaaaaaattaaaaaaattacttttaaaattattttattgcacTAAGCTAATCTATGGACAATTTCTACGCAGCCAACTACGTCGCAGCAAGATTCATACTCGGAGCTCTATGTGTGCTGATACTTCTAATCTATAAGTGGATGAGAAAGCACCAAGCGATCGACGCAAACATCGAAGAATTCCTACAAGCTCACAACAACTTTCTGCCTATAAGGTACTCTTATTCAAATATTAAGAagattacaaaaaattttaaatgcaaATTAGGTGAGGGGGGATATGGTTCTGTGTACAAAGGAATCCTTAGAAGTGGCAATGAAGTTGCAgttaagattttgaacaaaCCAGAATCTAATGGCCAGGATTTTATTAGCGAAGTGGCCACAATTGGAAGGATCCACCATGTCAATGTGGTGCAACTCGTTGGTTTTTGCTTTGGTTACTCCAAACAAGCTCTTGTGTATGATTTCATGCCAAATGGCTCTTTGGATAAAcacatttcaaataaggatggTGATGATCCTCTTGATTATAAGAAAATGCATGAGATCTCTCTTGGCATAGCTAGAGGGATAGAGCATCTACATCGGGGATGtgatatgcaaattctacaCTTTGATATCAAGCCTCACAACATTCTCCTAGACCAAAGTTTCACTCCAAAAatttctgactttggacttgcaagACTTTATCCCATCGGTCATAGCATAGTATCATTGACTGCAACAAGAGGAACCTTGGGTTATATGGCACCTGAGCTATTCTACAAAGACATTGGTGGCATTTCTTATAAAGCCGATGTTTACAGTTTTGGGATGatgttgatggaaatggccGATAGAAGGAGAAATATAAATGCACATGCAGGGCATTCAagtcaaatttactttcctttgtgGGTTTATGATCAACTCAGCAAAGAAAAGGAGGTTGAAAGGGTAGAAGTcatagaagaggaaagagaaacgAGGAAGATGATAATCGTTGCGCTATGGTGCATACAACTGAGTCCTAATTATCGGCCATCAATGAGGAATGTTCTAGATATGCTTGAAGGAGATATCGATAAATTGCAACTACCTCCAAAACCGCTTTTGTATCCGAAAGAGGTACTGACTAATGATGACAACAATGAGATAGAACTTGAAATGGTCTCATCTTCGTCAAGTGCTCCGATAATTTCTGGCAATTACCAATTTGACCACGACAATGAGTTGACGAAATCATGTATTGTGTGATTGTTCTCCTCTTGTAGAAATGAGATGCGAAATATAATTAACACTATCAGCATGTACCATCATTGATAATGTAATCTGTGAAGCTTTTACATGTTTTTCATATAGCATTGGTGTTTTCTACTAGACTCATTATGTccatattttataaatgacaATGAATGTCCTATGGCATTCATTATAATTTCCGTTTCGTGTGAATCCTCTTGGCATAACGatgtaattttttcttcatgTTAATGTTTACATTTTGAGCAACAAATCTctctcatttccatcaaaagctctcaCCCCTACCCTTCAACCCCCGCTCGATCAACCAGCTCGACATCAGCTACCTGCTCAAGCAATCTCTGACTTCGACCTCTTGTTTCTAGATGGGTCCTAGCCTAACCGATGAATGATTGGCACACGGCAAAGAGGATAGACAGAGTGGCTATCAATTTTTGCTTTTACGATGAATAGAAATTGAACACGTGATGTCATGTTAGAGGATGTGATGTATTACAAAAGCACAATATCTCAATGCAGTAAGAATTTGTGCATTCACTCGATGATAAGTCATGAGATGGTGCCTCATATTCTTCCGAACAAGTACTATATTCCTCACCGTTGTCCCCTGCACATGAGTTTTCTTGCTTAGCAAACATTCCTCCAGACACCGATGTTGAAAAGGAACGCGCGATATCCACTTCACTCTGATATTGCAGACAGAGAACCCTGACCTGATCCCGAATTAGCAAGGTACTCCTGAATGGAAGCTACAAACAACGCCATTCATCAGGAGTAAGAATACATAGAGAAGTAGCAAAAGCGCATGCTGCTACTTAAACTTGGGTTGCCTCGCCAAGTACAACAGCAATTAACTTTTTCTGCATGGCCTTTTCAATTACTGTAGATGGTTTTTAAAGTATCTAGAAACAGATAAAGCAGGAAGGACCTTCCTAGTTCAAGGTCAGAAATTGAAGGCCTTCAATGACTCTGAACAAGGCTCGGTTTGGAGAACACAAAATTGTTCGAGATCACTGCTGAAAGCTGACTCTCAAATAGCATATTAAAAGCTTTTTTCAG
This region of Eucalyptus grandis isolate ANBG69807.140 chromosome 8, ASM1654582v1, whole genome shotgun sequence genomic DNA includes:
- the LOC104416574 gene encoding rust resistance kinase Lr10-like is translated as MDNFYAANYVAARFILGALCVLILLIYKWMRKHQAIDANIEEFLQAHNNFLPIRYSYSNIKKITKNFKCKLGEGGYGSVYKGILRSGNEVAVKILNKPESNGQDFISEVATIGRIHHVNVVQLVGFCFGYSKQALVYDFMPNGSLDKHISNKDGDDPLDYKKMHEISLGIARGIEHLHRGCDMQILHFDIKPHNILLDQSFTPKISDFGLARLYPIGHSIVSLTATRGTLGYMAPELFYKDIGGISYKADVYSFGMMLMEMADRRRNINAHAGHSSQIYFPLWVYDQLSKEKEVERVEVIEEERETRKMIIVALWCIQLSPNYRPSMRNVLDMLEGDIDKLQLPPKPLLYPKEVLTNDDNNEIELEMVSSSSSAPIISGNYQFDHDNELTKSCIV